One Dietzia sp. JS16-p6b genomic window carries:
- a CDS encoding SRPBCC family protein, which translates to MTDSEPTSSSGAADAAPGTRLEARRVIAAPAERIFAVLCDPDGHVAIDSSGMLQSAEGSVVTAPGDRFVVHMDRESLGDYDLGRYDVTVIITRFVPGEEIAWTIDGQIKPPIGHTYGYRLTPLGEGTEVVSYYDWSEAHPKWRDSGILPVLDASALKATLGILERAVRRGYVRG; encoded by the coding sequence ATGACGGACAGCGAACCGACCAGCTCGTCCGGGGCCGCCGACGCCGCCCCCGGGACCCGCCTCGAGGCCAGGCGGGTCATCGCGGCGCCGGCGGAACGGATCTTCGCCGTACTCTGCGATCCCGACGGTCACGTGGCCATCGACTCCTCGGGGATGCTCCAGTCCGCGGAGGGCTCGGTGGTCACGGCCCCGGGCGACCGGTTCGTCGTCCACATGGACCGTGAGTCGCTCGGCGACTACGACCTCGGCCGGTACGACGTGACCGTCATCATCACCCGGTTCGTGCCGGGCGAGGAGATCGCCTGGACCATCGACGGCCAGATCAAGCCGCCCATCGGTCACACCTACGGGTACCGCCTGACGCCGCTCGGCGAGGGGACCGAGGTCGTGAGCTACTACGACTGGTCCGAGGCCCACCCGAAGTGGCGCGACTCCGGCATCCTGCCGGTGCTGGACGCGTCCGCGCTCAAAGCGACCCTGGGCATCCTCGAGCGGGCTGTCCGGAGAGGATACGTCCGTGGCTGA
- a CDS encoding AI-2E family transporter — protein MSTRGEDTGTTVIPRAHLPYPVVLAAAWAACLLLIAGGGWILGQAIGRLAIILAPLAIAVLLAAMLRPLVDRVPRQVPRALASLVVVLGVLALVIGALAVVTTQLATGVPEMREKIGGGVDTALRWLEDGPLHLTADRLQEAVTQVRSWIESHSEAVAAGAVQFGHTAVDAVAGLLICLVALFFFLYQGEKLWVFFVRWFPRASRLTVDRALRQGWGSLGAYTRTQLTVAAINATGVGLGALVLRVPFVIPIVVVVFLASFVPILGTLVAGLIPTVLALVDRGPVIAIAMLAIVLVVHQVESHLLQPVLMGHAVALHPLAVIVVVAAGTYLFGIVGALFAVPVTAMANTVVRYLAEGNGDDPGVGGPDGGGPDGGPIDGPGPVPDRASVSGPDDGDDDGVDPPVAASDGGPATR, from the coding sequence ATGTCAACCCGCGGTGAGGACACCGGCACGACCGTGATCCCCCGAGCCCATCTCCCGTATCCGGTGGTACTGGCGGCTGCCTGGGCGGCCTGCCTGCTGCTGATCGCCGGGGGCGGGTGGATCCTCGGACAGGCCATCGGCCGGTTGGCGATCATCCTGGCTCCGCTCGCCATCGCGGTGTTGCTCGCGGCCATGCTCCGACCGCTCGTGGACCGCGTGCCCCGGCAGGTCCCGCGGGCGCTGGCGTCCCTCGTCGTCGTCCTCGGTGTCCTGGCGCTGGTCATCGGGGCGCTGGCGGTGGTCACCACCCAGCTCGCGACCGGGGTTCCGGAGATGAGGGAGAAGATCGGCGGCGGCGTCGACACCGCACTGCGGTGGCTGGAGGACGGCCCGCTCCACCTCACCGCCGATCGACTCCAGGAGGCGGTCACCCAGGTCCGCAGCTGGATCGAGTCCCATTCCGAGGCCGTGGCCGCGGGCGCGGTCCAGTTCGGCCACACCGCCGTCGACGCGGTGGCCGGTCTGCTCATCTGCCTGGTCGCCCTGTTCTTCTTCCTCTACCAGGGGGAGAAGTTGTGGGTGTTCTTCGTCCGGTGGTTCCCCCGCGCGAGCCGGCTCACCGTCGATCGGGCGCTACGGCAGGGCTGGGGCAGTCTCGGCGCCTACACCCGCACGCAGCTGACCGTGGCCGCGATCAACGCCACCGGGGTGGGCCTCGGCGCGCTGGTGCTGCGCGTGCCCTTCGTGATCCCCATCGTGGTGGTGGTGTTCCTCGCGTCGTTCGTTCCCATCCTTGGGACTCTCGTCGCGGGGCTGATCCCCACGGTTTTGGCGCTGGTGGACCGGGGGCCGGTGATCGCCATCGCCATGCTGGCGATCGTCCTGGTGGTCCACCAGGTCGAGTCGCATCTGTTGCAACCGGTCCTCATGGGCCACGCGGTGGCGCTGCATCCGCTGGCCGTCATCGTCGTGGTGGCCGCGGGCACGTACCTGTTCGGCATCGTGGGAGCGCTGTTCGCCGTCCCCGTCACCGCCATGGCCAACACGGTGGTGAGATACCTGGCCGAGGGGAATGGTGACGACCCGGGCGTCGGCGGACCGGACGGGGGCGGACCGGACGGGGGCCCGATCGACGGGCCGGGGCCCGTGCCCGACCGGGCCAGTGTGTCCGGACCGGACGACGGGGACGACGACGGGGTCGATCCGCCGGTCGCTGCCTCCGATGGCGGCCCCGCCACCCGCTGA
- a CDS encoding alpha/beta fold hydrolase, with product MADPTVPGPTPPRPGPATSREITFSRGRLRFRAIDSGPADGAVVVLLHGFPQRTSSWDAVAPHLHAAGFRTLVLDQRGYCSTARPAGRRAYRLSELVGDVLGLLDSADLPAAHVVGHDWGAAVAWAVAAGHPDRVLSLTAVSVPHLAAFRQAMLRSDQLLRSWYIGLFQLPWLPERLLSRVGLPERALAGMGMTPEMIARYRSEVVGDGAVSGGLGWYRALPFASPGKATARVRVPTTFVWSDHDPALGRGGAERTARFVDADYRFVEMAGASHWIPEERPEELAREIVARAGG from the coding sequence GTGGCTGATCCGACCGTCCCCGGCCCGACCCCGCCACGACCCGGACCGGCGACGTCCCGGGAGATCACGTTCTCCCGGGGTCGCCTCCGGTTCCGGGCCATCGATTCCGGACCGGCCGATGGCGCGGTCGTGGTTCTCCTCCACGGCTTCCCGCAGCGCACGAGTAGCTGGGACGCGGTGGCCCCCCACCTCCACGCGGCCGGGTTCCGCACCCTGGTCCTGGACCAGCGTGGCTACTGCTCCACCGCCCGCCCTGCGGGACGGCGAGCGTACCGACTCTCCGAGTTGGTTGGGGACGTCCTCGGCCTGCTCGACAGTGCCGACCTGCCCGCCGCCCACGTCGTCGGCCACGACTGGGGCGCGGCCGTGGCGTGGGCCGTGGCCGCCGGGCACCCCGACCGGGTCCTGTCGCTGACGGCGGTGTCGGTGCCCCACCTGGCGGCCTTCCGGCAGGCGATGCTCCGCTCCGACCAACTGCTCCGGTCCTGGTACATCGGACTGTTCCAACTCCCGTGGCTGCCGGAGCGGCTGCTGTCGCGCGTCGGCCTGCCGGAGCGCGCGCTGGCCGGGATGGGTATGACGCCGGAGATGATCGCGCGCTACCGCAGCGAGGTGGTCGGCGACGGTGCCGTGTCCGGCGGACTCGGGTGGTACCGGGCGCTTCCGTTCGCCTCGCCCGGCAAGGCCACCGCCCGGGTCCGCGTGCCCACGACCTTCGTCTGGAGCGATCACGACCCGGCCCTCGGCCGCGGTGGAGCCGAGCGGACGGCCCGGTTCGTGGACGCCGACTACCGCTTCGTGGAGATGGCCGGCGCGAGCCACTGGATCCCGGAGGAGCGCCCAGAGGAGTTGGCCCGCGAGATCGTCGCCCGCGCCGGAGGCTGA
- a CDS encoding MFS transporter, giving the protein MGGRTRGGDAVRAEQDGLVVVLAFGGIVMSLTQTLVIPLLGMLPAILGTSAANAAWVVTVTLLAGAVAGPVMGRLGDLYPKKNVLIGVTAVMVVGSVLCALATSLWPMLVGRALQGVGIGVIPIGIATMREVLPAVRLGPAIALMSSSLGVGGALGLPAAAALAQYGSWQWMFWGTAVLGVGIIAMMALRIRSVPAAKPDGTLDPVGALGLAVGLIALLLAVSKGADWGWVSPLTLGLFVLAAVAFPVWGWWVLRHPSPLIDLRVAARRPVLLTNIASILVGMGLYAQLLVIPQILQLPVATGHGLGQSMVAMGLWIAPGGLAMMAVSPVSGRLITTRGPKPTLILGSLVIAAGYASAQFLMGSTWGVMIAAVITSSGVGLAYGAMPALIMSSVPHSEMGSANSVNTLMRSIGTTTAAAVLGVILTQMSVDFGGLFVPTETGFRVGLLLGCGVALAAAAVAAVIPPPWESED; this is encoded by the coding sequence ATGGGCGGCAGGACTCGGGGCGGGGACGCCGTTCGTGCGGAGCAGGACGGGTTGGTCGTCGTTCTGGCCTTCGGCGGGATCGTCATGTCCCTCACCCAGACTCTGGTGATCCCGCTGCTGGGGATGCTGCCGGCGATCCTCGGCACCTCGGCGGCCAACGCGGCGTGGGTCGTCACCGTGACCCTGCTGGCCGGAGCGGTGGCCGGCCCGGTGATGGGCCGCCTCGGCGACCTCTACCCCAAGAAGAACGTCCTCATCGGTGTCACCGCGGTGATGGTCGTCGGGTCCGTCTTGTGCGCCCTGGCCACCTCGCTGTGGCCGATGCTCGTCGGCCGGGCGCTCCAGGGCGTGGGGATCGGGGTGATCCCGATCGGGATCGCGACGATGCGTGAGGTCCTGCCCGCCGTGCGCCTCGGTCCGGCTATCGCGTTGATGAGCTCCTCGTTGGGGGTCGGTGGCGCGCTCGGGCTCCCGGCGGCGGCCGCCCTCGCGCAGTACGGCTCATGGCAGTGGATGTTCTGGGGCACGGCCGTACTCGGGGTGGGGATCATCGCGATGATGGCGCTGCGCATCCGGTCGGTGCCGGCGGCCAAACCCGACGGCACGCTGGATCCCGTCGGTGCCCTGGGTCTGGCGGTCGGTCTGATCGCGCTCCTGTTGGCGGTGTCCAAGGGCGCGGACTGGGGTTGGGTCTCTCCCCTGACCCTCGGACTGTTCGTCCTGGCCGCCGTCGCGTTCCCCGTGTGGGGGTGGTGGGTCCTGCGGCACCCGTCGCCGCTCATCGACCTGCGGGTAGCGGCCCGACGGCCGGTCCTGCTGACCAACATCGCCTCGATCCTCGTGGGCATGGGGCTCTACGCGCAGCTGCTCGTGATCCCGCAGATCCTCCAGCTCCCCGTGGCCACCGGGCACGGTCTGGGCCAGTCGATGGTGGCGATGGGACTGTGGATCGCGCCCGGCGGGCTGGCCATGATGGCCGTCTCGCCCGTGAGCGGACGGCTCATCACCACCCGTGGGCCCAAGCCCACGCTCATCCTGGGATCGCTGGTCATCGCGGCCGGGTACGCCTCCGCCCAGTTCCTCATGGGGTCGACGTGGGGCGTCATGATCGCGGCCGTCATCACCAGCTCCGGAGTGGGTCTGGCCTACGGCGCCATGCCCGCCCTCATCATGTCGTCGGTGCCGCACTCCGAGATGGGGTCGGCCAACAGCGTCAACACACTCATGCGCTCGATCGGCACCACCACCGCCGCGGCGGTCCTCGGCGTGATCCTCACGCAGATGTCCGTGGACTTCGGGGGGCTGTTCGTCCCCACCGAGACCGGTTTCCGGGTGGGCCTGCTGCTCGGGTGCGGCGTCGCCCTGGCCGCCGCGGCGGTCGCCGCCGTGATCCCGCCGCCGTGGGAGTCGGAGGACTGA
- a CDS encoding acyl-CoA dehydrogenase family protein, whose product MFEWSETDLMIREAVRGFIDKEIRPNLDALESGEMTPYPIIRTLFAEFGIDTMAADAVEKMLARQQARESGGSSGSGGSSGSEGSGGAFEGQDSLMAVVISELAGACMGLVSALGVSIGLGATTIMSRGTLAQKKRWLPGIVTMEKVASWAITEPDSGSDAFGGMRTYVRRDGDDYILNGHKTFITNGPHADVMIVYAKLDEGTAAGVEDGATATAKRDRPVLTFVLDTGMDGLTQSAPFKKMGLHSSPTGELFFDDVRLGRDRLLGEAEDHRGGDGRESARSSFTAERIGVATMSLGIIQECHRLCVDYSRERTLWGQEIGRFQLIQLKLARMEVARMNVQNMVFNSIERARAGKPLTLAEASAMKLYASEVATEVAMDAVQLFGGNGYMAEYRVEQLARDAKSLMIYAGSNEIQVTHIAKGLLSR is encoded by the coding sequence ATGTTCGAGTGGTCCGAGACCGACCTGATGATCCGAGAGGCCGTACGCGGCTTCATCGACAAGGAGATCCGTCCGAACCTGGACGCCCTGGAGAGCGGGGAGATGACGCCGTACCCGATCATCCGCACATTGTTCGCGGAGTTCGGCATCGACACGATGGCCGCAGACGCGGTCGAGAAGATGCTCGCCAGGCAGCAGGCACGGGAGTCGGGCGGGTCGAGCGGGTCGGGGGGCTCGAGCGGGTCGGAAGGCTCGGGCGGGGCGTTCGAGGGCCAGGACTCGCTGATGGCGGTGGTGATCAGCGAACTCGCGGGAGCGTGCATGGGCCTGGTCTCCGCGCTCGGGGTGAGCATCGGGTTGGGCGCCACGACCATCATGTCGCGCGGGACGTTGGCGCAGAAGAAGCGCTGGCTTCCGGGCATCGTCACCATGGAGAAGGTCGCGTCGTGGGCGATCACGGAGCCGGATTCGGGGTCGGACGCGTTCGGCGGGATGCGGACCTACGTGCGGAGGGACGGCGACGACTACATCCTCAACGGCCACAAGACGTTCATCACCAACGGCCCGCACGCCGACGTGATGATCGTCTACGCGAAGCTCGACGAGGGCACGGCAGCCGGTGTCGAGGACGGTGCCACCGCGACCGCCAAGCGGGACCGCCCGGTCCTGACCTTCGTCCTGGACACGGGGATGGACGGCCTGACCCAGAGCGCCCCCTTCAAGAAGATGGGCCTGCACAGCTCCCCCACCGGCGAGCTGTTCTTCGACGACGTCCGTCTCGGCCGCGACCGCCTCCTCGGGGAGGCCGAGGACCACCGGGGTGGCGACGGGCGCGAGTCCGCCAGGTCCAGCTTCACCGCGGAGCGCATCGGCGTGGCGACCATGTCGCTGGGCATCATCCAGGAGTGCCATCGACTCTGCGTGGACTACTCGCGGGAGCGGACACTGTGGGGCCAGGAGATCGGGCGCTTCCAGCTGATCCAGCTCAAGCTGGCCCGGATGGAGGTGGCGCGGATGAACGTGCAGAACATGGTGTTCAACTCCATCGAGCGCGCCCGGGCCGGAAAGCCCCTCACCCTGGCAGAGGCGTCAGCCATGAAGCTCTACGCCTCCGAGGTGGCGACCGAGGTCGCGATGGACGCGGTGCAGCTCTTCGGAGGCAACGGGTACATGGCCGAGTACCGGGTCGAACAACTCGCCAGGGATGCCAAGTCGCTGATGATCTACGCCGGTAGTAACGAGATCCAGGTGACGCACATCGCCAAGGGGCTGCTCTCGCGCTGA
- a CDS encoding catalase has product MSDKKSAASKTAEAAAKKVADAAGKLADEVIGGRDVVPGVPAPKPPSLEEPTDPTGPLPPKPDQKGATPYSPTGAESSDTEDAARQQGEFLTTAQGARLAETDHSQKAGHRGPVLLQDHHLREKIMHFDHERIPERAVHARGAGAHGVFVGNGAASRVCKAGVFADGKETEVFVRFSTVLGSRGSADTVRDTRGFATKFYTDEGTWDLVGNNIPVFFIQDAIKFPDVVHAAKPHPDREIPQAQSAHDTFWDFVSLHTEAQHHTMWNMSDRGIPRSYRTMEGFGVHTFRLINDAGETSLVKFHWKPHLGVHSLVWEEAQIAAGMDPDLHRRDLADAIEAGAFPKWDLGIQVFPDTVDSDGVSEMFHGIDLLDPTKIVPEELAPVQVIGTMTLNANPKNYFAETEQVAFHPGHLAPGIDVTSDPLLQGRLFSYLDTQLTRLGGPNFGQLPINRPHAPVNDMLRDGMHQTADHVGVAPYQPNSLDGGCPFLAGTSDGAMVEVAQQIADAQVVRDAPATFDDHFSQATLFYASMTEVEQEHIAAAYTFELGKCYEENIKIRQVEQLARIDHGLAVTVASGLGLPAPAEVPTAEVVTSPALSQIGREWPSDGRLIGILVTETSDVAAVKELEQAVFADDMVPLVIAPTGGRLGEGEPDATVAVSRTYQTQRSIEFDALIVVDLPTHPRTDVLLSEMFRHKKAIASLAPLDGLAEVGLTTDSPGVVVVDEAAGVLPALKPLLATHRAWDRPDPVRV; this is encoded by the coding sequence ATGTCTGACAAGAAGTCCGCTGCATCGAAGACGGCCGAAGCGGCCGCCAAGAAGGTCGCCGACGCCGCCGGCAAACTCGCCGACGAGGTCATCGGCGGCAGAGACGTCGTCCCCGGTGTCCCGGCCCCCAAGCCGCCGTCGCTCGAGGAGCCCACCGACCCCACCGGACCGCTTCCCCCCAAGCCGGACCAGAAGGGCGCCACGCCGTACAGCCCCACCGGAGCGGAGTCCTCCGATACCGAGGACGCCGCCCGCCAGCAGGGTGAGTTCCTCACCACCGCGCAGGGCGCGCGACTGGCCGAGACCGACCACTCCCAGAAGGCCGGCCACCGCGGCCCGGTCCTGCTGCAGGATCATCACCTGCGCGAGAAGATCATGCACTTCGACCACGAGCGGATCCCGGAGCGCGCGGTCCACGCCCGCGGCGCCGGTGCGCACGGGGTCTTCGTGGGCAACGGCGCGGCCTCGAGGGTGTGCAAGGCCGGCGTCTTCGCCGACGGCAAGGAGACCGAGGTCTTCGTCCGGTTCTCCACCGTGCTCGGGTCGCGCGGCTCCGCCGACACCGTCCGCGACACCCGTGGTTTCGCGACCAAGTTCTACACCGACGAGGGCACGTGGGACCTGGTCGGGAACAACATCCCCGTGTTCTTCATCCAGGACGCGATCAAGTTCCCCGACGTCGTCCACGCCGCCAAGCCCCACCCGGACCGCGAGATCCCCCAGGCCCAGAGCGCGCACGACACGTTCTGGGACTTCGTCTCCCTGCACACCGAGGCGCAGCACCACACCATGTGGAACATGTCCGACCGCGGCATCCCCCGCTCCTACCGGACGATGGAGGGTTTCGGGGTCCACACCTTCCGGCTCATCAACGACGCGGGGGAGACCAGCCTGGTCAAGTTCCACTGGAAGCCCCACCTCGGCGTGCACTCGCTGGTGTGGGAGGAGGCCCAGATCGCGGCCGGCATGGATCCCGATCTGCACCGCCGGGACCTGGCCGATGCCATCGAGGCCGGCGCGTTCCCGAAGTGGGATCTGGGGATCCAGGTGTTCCCCGACACCGTGGACTCCGACGGCGTCAGCGAGATGTTCCACGGGATCGACCTGCTCGACCCCACCAAGATCGTCCCCGAGGAGCTCGCGCCGGTGCAGGTGATCGGCACCATGACGCTCAACGCCAACCCCAAGAACTACTTCGCCGAGACCGAGCAGGTCGCGTTCCACCCGGGCCACCTGGCGCCGGGCATCGACGTGACCAGCGACCCGCTCCTCCAGGGCCGGCTGTTCTCCTACCTCGACACCCAGCTCACGCGCCTGGGCGGACCGAACTTCGGGCAGCTGCCCATCAACCGGCCGCACGCCCCGGTCAACGACATGCTGCGCGACGGGATGCACCAGACCGCCGATCACGTGGGGGTCGCGCCGTACCAGCCGAACAGCCTCGACGGCGGGTGCCCGTTCCTCGCGGGCACAAGCGACGGTGCGATGGTGGAGGTGGCGCAGCAGATCGCCGACGCGCAGGTGGTCCGGGACGCCCCGGCGACCTTCGACGACCACTTCTCGCAGGCGACCCTCTTCTACGCCAGCATGACCGAGGTGGAGCAGGAGCACATCGCCGCCGCCTACACGTTCGAACTGGGCAAATGCTACGAGGAGAACATCAAGATCCGGCAGGTGGAGCAACTGGCCCGCATCGACCACGGCCTCGCCGTCACCGTCGCGAGCGGTCTCGGGCTCCCCGCGCCCGCCGAGGTGCCCACGGCCGAGGTCGTCACCAGCCCCGCGCTGTCCCAGATCGGGCGGGAGTGGCCCTCCGACGGGCGCCTCATCGGGATTCTCGTCACCGAGACGTCTGACGTCGCCGCCGTCAAGGAGCTCGAACAGGCGGTCTTCGCCGACGACATGGTCCCGCTGGTCATCGCCCCCACCGGTGGCCGGCTGGGCGAGGGCGAGCCGGATGCGACCGTCGCCGTGTCCCGGACGTATCAGACGCAGCGGTCGATCGAATTCGACGCCCTCATCGTGGTGGATCTGCCCACCCACCCGAGGACCGATGTGCTGCTCAGCGAGATGTTCCGGCACAAGAAGGCGATCGCCTCGCTGGCTCCTCTCGACGGTCTCGCGGAAGTGGGGCTCACCACCGACTCCCCCGGTGTCGTGGTGGTGGACGAGGCGGCCGGGGTCCTGCCCGCGCTCAAGCCGCTGCTCGCCACCCACCGCGCATGGGACCGGCCGGACCCCGTACGGGTCTGA
- a CDS encoding TIGR03620 family F420-dependent LLM class oxidoreductase, producing MSESPHDATDRADHNRAGRGRLGRVGLWTGSLEGVPPAGIPDLLGELDDQGWGSLWFGEAVGREAFTAAQLYLSATSRMAIGTGIANIYGRDASAAGAAARTIEALHPGRFVLGLGVSHAPLVERHRGHHYGRPLSAMREYLDALDRTQPMAAGEDTMPPVVLAALGPRMLELSRDRTSGAHPYLTLPEHTARARDILGGSGDDGPALVVEHAAVLAAGVEDDDELWRSRARDHLNIYTGLPNYRNSWTRQGFDESDYIRGGSDRLQAALVTRGIEATRVRVQEHLDAGASTVLVQVLGENVLVPPVEDWRRASEGLLN from the coding sequence ATGAGTGAGTCACCCCACGATGCGACCGACCGGGCTGACCACAACCGGGCCGGCCGCGGCCGGCTGGGGAGGGTCGGGCTGTGGACGGGTTCGCTGGAGGGCGTTCCGCCGGCGGGGATCCCCGACCTGCTCGGCGAACTCGACGACCAGGGATGGGGGTCGCTGTGGTTCGGAGAGGCCGTCGGGCGCGAGGCGTTCACCGCCGCGCAGCTCTACCTGTCGGCCACCAGCCGCATGGCCATCGGCACGGGAATCGCGAACATCTACGGACGGGACGCCTCGGCCGCCGGCGCGGCCGCGCGCACCATCGAGGCCCTGCACCCCGGTCGGTTCGTGCTGGGTCTCGGAGTCTCCCACGCCCCGCTGGTGGAACGGCACCGCGGACACCACTACGGTCGCCCGCTGTCGGCGATGCGCGAGTACCTCGACGCGCTCGACCGGACCCAGCCCATGGCCGCGGGCGAGGACACCATGCCGCCGGTGGTGCTGGCCGCGCTCGGGCCCAGGATGCTCGAGTTGTCCCGGGACCGGACCTCCGGAGCGCACCCGTATCTGACCCTGCCCGAGCACACCGCGCGGGCGCGCGACATCCTCGGCGGGTCCGGGGATGACGGGCCGGCGCTGGTGGTGGAACACGCTGCGGTGCTCGCCGCAGGTGTAGAGGACGACGACGAGCTGTGGCGGTCGCGGGCCCGGGACCACCTGAACATCTACACGGGACTGCCGAATTACCGGAACTCGTGGACCCGCCAGGGCTTCGACGAGTCCGACTACATCCGCGGCGGCAGCGACCGCCTGCAGGCGGCCTTGGTCACCCGGGGGATCGAGGCCACGCGGGTCCGGGTGCAGGAGCATCTGGACGCGGGCGCGTCCACGGTGCTCGTACAGGTGCTCGGTGAGAACGTCCTGGTCCCGCCGGTCGAGGACTGGCGGCGCGCGTCCGAGGGCCTCCTGAACTGA